The Vibrio gallaecicus genome contains a region encoding:
- the cysQ gene encoding 3'(2'),5'-bisphosphate nucleotidase CysQ has translation MPITKDLSHLLPSVIEIARSAGQLILEIYEKKDYEEFTKSDDTPVTSADLAAHKLIEQRLTELTPDIPVLSEEAADISLEQRKQWDRYWLVDPLDGTQEFIARSGDFATIIALIEHNRPVMGVVYAPVSGVTYYAYHGKGAWKIPELADSVKIKTHHHELPNQSIAMAISRRQDINRITSCMSSAWNYDLVPLGSAALKACLVAEGAVDCYLRLGPTGEWDTAATQCIVEEAGGRILSTQLEPLSYNERETLENPNFIVLGDENLPWDEILTVKK, from the coding sequence ATGCCAATAACAAAAGATCTATCCCACCTCTTACCTTCCGTCATTGAAATTGCTCGTTCTGCTGGGCAATTGATTCTCGAAATCTATGAAAAAAAGGATTACGAAGAATTTACGAAAAGCGATGACACGCCTGTAACCAGTGCCGATTTGGCCGCACATAAGCTTATAGAACAGCGCTTAACGGAGCTCACTCCTGATATCCCAGTGCTTTCTGAAGAAGCTGCTGACATTAGTTTAGAGCAACGTAAACAATGGGATCGCTACTGGTTAGTCGACCCACTCGATGGCACTCAAGAATTCATCGCGCGTAGTGGTGACTTCGCGACCATCATTGCACTAATTGAGCATAATCGACCTGTGATGGGGGTTGTGTATGCGCCGGTATCAGGTGTGACTTATTACGCTTATCATGGCAAAGGGGCATGGAAAATCCCAGAACTAGCTGACAGTGTGAAAATTAAAACACATCATCATGAGCTGCCAAACCAATCTATTGCGATGGCGATTAGCCGCCGCCAAGATATAAATCGAATCACCAGCTGCATGAGTTCAGCATGGAACTATGATTTAGTGCCTTTGGGCTCTGCGGCACTAAAGGCATGCTTAGTGGCGGAAGGCGCGGTTGATTGCTACCTAAGATTAGGGCCAACTGGTGAATGGGATACGGCTGCTACTCAATGTATCGTTGAAGAGGCTGGCGGGAGGATTTTAAGTACTCAATTAGAGCCTCTTTCATACAATGAGAGAGAAACATTAGAAAACCCAAACTTTATTGTTTTAGGGGATGAGAACCTACCTTGGGATGAAATTCTTACGGTTAAAAAGTAG
- the nudE gene encoding ADP compounds hydrolase NudE, with protein sequence MTKRKVPEILAQQTVAQSKLFSIESLDLRFSNGEERTYERMKPSGRNAVMMVPISEQGDLLLVREYAAGTERYELGFPKGLIDAGETPSEAAIRELKEEIGFGSHKLTPLKEVVLAPSYFSSKMTLFIAEDLYPEKLEGDEPEPLDIIRWPLAQAEELLTHLDFSEARCITALLLALRTLKEQASTLEE encoded by the coding sequence ATGACAAAAAGGAAAGTGCCAGAAATTTTGGCTCAGCAAACTGTCGCTCAATCAAAACTTTTCTCTATTGAATCTCTCGATTTACGCTTCTCTAATGGTGAAGAAAGAACTTACGAACGCATGAAGCCTAGCGGACGAAATGCCGTGATGATGGTTCCAATCTCTGAGCAAGGTGATCTATTACTGGTTCGCGAATACGCTGCAGGTACCGAGCGCTACGAACTTGGCTTCCCCAAAGGGCTAATTGACGCCGGAGAAACGCCTTCAGAGGCAGCAATCAGAGAGCTTAAAGAAGAGATTGGATTCGGATCGCATAAGTTAACCCCTTTAAAAGAAGTCGTTCTTGCTCCTTCCTATTTTTCGAGCAAAATGACGCTGTTCATTGCTGAAGACTTATACCCTGAAAAGCTTGAAGGTGATGAACCTGAACCTTTAGACATCATACGCTGGCCACTTGCTCAAGCCGAAGAATTACTCACTCATCTCGATTTTAGTGAAGCTCGCTGTATTACCGCCCTACTACTAGCCCTCAGAACATTAAAAGAACAAGCTAGTACATTAGAAGAATAA